From the Oncorhynchus keta strain PuntledgeMale-10-30-2019 unplaced genomic scaffold, Oket_V2 Un_contig_1587_pilon_pilon, whole genome shotgun sequence genome, one window contains:
- the brd7 gene encoding bromodomain-containing protein 7, with protein sequence MGKKHKKHKSEKYEEYGERPLKLVLKVAGNEVTTGSSSFENAFDEHPDLEKHKDKKKKKKKDKERNDTMSPVDKKKKMTKKKKGQDADTDWDDREASRTPIRSDLASSLNKVEEKELTPLQEALSQLIRQLQRKDPSAFFSFPVTDLIAPGYSTIIKRPMDFGAMKEKVKNEYYQSLEELKVDFRIMCENAMIYNKPETIYHKAARKLLHSGMKILRPERLESLKQSIEFMADLENPANRSSKTGEVGNSSMDQCKDGPGPTDPSETTQSAPNTPRKDNDSKDEVSKVVSQAEKELEEIRKLIDDSGGKLSNRGLESELDFERRKYDGSTTLAILNPVDLVAGDVGYCPVKLGMMSNRLQSGINTLQGFKEDKRNMVTPVSYMNYGPYTSYAPAYDSSFANIGKEDSDLIYSFYGEEASLQGSESLSEFLSKSEEHMYKLADNLLDALTNGEHSKTLRETRPDEQEPTETAETGDKDMEVVDPEASKQTESRLASLGSVVGLDLQTPPDLLSEEAQHFQQKLDETTKLLHELQEAQRERLSVKQPPNIICLLAPTTKELQLAEKVTGNLAQLTSQVAPGDVSSVYGIRRAMGIAIPLEADEPLIDLTTVDAEPMDTLPEVQQIPVITV encoded by the exons ATGGGCAAGAAGCATAAAAAGCACAAGTCTGAAAAATATGAAG AGTACGGGGAGAGACCACTTAAATTGGTTCTGAAGGTTGCTGGAAATGAGGTGACGACTGGAAGCTCGAGCTTTGAAAACGCATTTGACGAACATCCAGATTTAGAGAAACACAAGGacaagaaaaagaagaagaagaaggataaGGAAAGGAACGATACCATGTCACCAGTTGATAAAAAGAAAAAG ATGACAAAGAAGAAGAAGGGACAGGACGCTGATACAGACTGGGATGATAGGGAGGCGAGCAGGACCCCTATCCGTTCAGATCTGGCGTCCTCTTTGAATAAAGTGGAAG aGAAAGAACTGACCCCACTGCAGGAAGCATTGAGTCAGCTCATCAGACAGCTCCAAAG GAAAGACCCAAGTGCGTTTTTCTCGTTCCCTGTGACTGACCTTATCGCTCCTGGCTACTCCACGATCATCAAGCGGCCCATGGACTTTGGCGCAATGAAGGAGAAAGTCAAGAATGAGTATTACCAGTCACTAGAGGAGCTCAAG GTGGACTTCAGAATCATGTGTGAGAATGCCATGATCTACAACAAGCCAGAGACCATTTACCACAAAGCTGCCAGGAAGCTGCTCCACTCTGGCATGAAGATTCTCCGCCCG GAGAGGCTTGAGAGCCTGAAGCAGAGTATTGAGTTCATGGCTGACCTAGAAAACCCAGCCAACCGGTCAAGTAAGACTGGAGAGGTGGGAAACTCAAGCATGGACCAGTGTAAAGATGGCCCCGGCCCCACAGATCCTAGCGAGACTACCCAGTCTGCACCAAACACTCCCAG GAAAGACAACGACTCCAAAGACGAAGTGTCCAAGGTCGTCAGTCAGGCAGAGAAGGAGCTTGAGGAGATCCGCAAGCTCATTGACGATTCAGGAGGCAAACTGTCCAACAGAGGGCTGGAGAGTGAG CTGGACTTTGAGAGGAGAAAGTATGATGGTTCCACCACACTGGCAATCCTGAATCCAGTCGACCTTGTGGCTGGAG ATGTGGGCTACTGCCCTGTGAAGCTGGGCATGATGTCCAACCGGCTGCAGAGTGGCATCAACACCCTGCAGGGCTTTAAGGAGGACAAGAGGAACATGGTCACACCAG TATCGTACATGAACTATGGTCCGTACACCTCCTACGCGCCCGCCTACGACTCGAGCTTCGCCAACATCGGGAAAGAGGACTCTGACCTGATCTACTCCTTCTATGGAGAGGAAGCCAGCCTCCAGGGATCTGAGAG CCTCTCGGAGTTCCTGTCCAAATCGGAGGAGCACATGTACAAACTGGCAGACAACCTCCTGGACGCGTTGACTAACGGGGAGCACTCCAAAACCCTGAGAGAG ACCCGTCCAGATGAGCAAGAGCCAACAGAAACCGCTGAGACTGGAGACAAGGACATGGAG GTGGTTGATCCGGAGGCCAGCAAGCAGACTGAAAGCAGACTAGCCTCCCTGGGCTCTGTGGTCGGCCTGGACCTCCAGACTCCACCGGACCTCCTCTCTGAGG AGGCCCAACACTTCCAGCAGAAGTTGGATGAGACTACAAAGCTCCTTCACGAGCTGCAGGAAGCGCAGAGGGAACGCTTGAGTGTCAAGCAGCCCCCCAACATAATCTGCCTGCTAGCCCCAACCACCAAGGAGCTGCAACTGG CGGAGAAGGTGACTGGTAACCTGGCCCAACTGACCAGTCAGGTGGCTCCAGGAGATGTGAGCAGTGTGTACGGGATCAGGAGGGCCATGGGCATCGCTATACCCCTAGAGGCAGATGAACCACTCATAGACCTCACCACAG TTGATGCTGAGCCAATGGATACCTTGCCTGAAGTTCAGCAGATTCCAGTCATCACAGTATAA